The sequence CAAAACTCAGACTGAGAAATATTGTTTAGATTTGGTGGTGTTTCCTTGCACGTAATTTCTAAGAGTATTATTCCTTGAACACAGTCTAGTATAATGTCAGCAAATTTTAAACAGCAAGAGGTattgtaaaataatgataaaaatgtttatctATGTACATAAAGAGAGAGGAACTATGAATTCTTTCCAATCTCCATGTTAAGAAAATCTATACACCTTTATAGTAAATACACTGCTTTTATGTTAGTGTTTCAGTTGGTGGTTCCATTAACATTAGCATTgttcaaaaaaaatagaagaatgtgGCATTGTGATACTATCTTTCACATCTACATAccattaaataatacatatacaatttcatagttttttttaaataaatatatacaatatttttatgcattatgTATGACGATTTTATACCAAACCAACTTAAAGACTTGATATGTGCACACCATGCTTAGATTCTCATGCTTGATATGAACATTTTCATTCAAACAAAAGGCTAATTAGAGGAACAATTTATGatttccaaagaaataaatactgCTGGCTTGTATTAGAAATATAGTATTTAGGACATAAGAGTGGATAAACaaggaaaaattatcaaaataggGACATATGCAATAACATGGATTCCTTAGTGAATGATAATAGAGGCGCCTGGTTTGTGACCCATTCACTCTCTTTCTGATGTTTAGCAGTATCCATCAGGCAAAAAAAAGGAGTCAGTAGACCAGGTCTaaacctgtgacctatacctccaGAAATACATAGTAATGACATTTGCTGTAAATACTTTAATCCAAACATTGAGCTAAAGGGCTTCTCCTGATATATCCCAAGACCTATTCCTCATGATAAAAAGAGTAAGATTAATTTGCCTTAGGCGTAGTGTACCTGCGATTGTCCTAAAAGAATTGGAAAGTTGAACTGACAGGCAGCAGCCATCCCAGGACAAGTAATCTCCCTGAACTCTACAAGATTGGTAACTGGTGAGGTACTATTACTTCCTTTGAGATATCTGtgctgtcagattcatttcaattttatatatatttcatagatACATATTTAGAATAGTAAGGccggtttggtggtgctgaattctcttagctttggcTTGTCTGTAAAGCCTTTGATTTCTCTGTTGAATCTGAACATTAGCCTTGTGGggagagtattcttggttgtactttttcccctttcatcacttcaaatgtattgtgccactcccttatGACCTGCAGGGTTTGgggtttctgctaaaaaaaaaaaaaaaaacaacaaaaaaaaaatagctgataaTCTTATGAGGATTCCCTTGTGCgttatttcctgtttttccattattgatcttcatgttttctctttctccttaatttttgtcagtttgaccACTATGTCTCTCGGGGTGTTCATCCTTGGTTTACCCTGTATAGGACTCTCTGTAATTAGGGATATGGGTGActctttccttccccatgttatgaaagtttccagctattgtctcttcagatatttcctcaggccctttctctctcttttctccttctggggccACCATAATGCAAACGTTCATACATTTAATATCCCAGAAGTCCCTTGGGCTATCCTCAtttcttttggttcctttttctttattctgttctgaaACAGTGATTTCTACCATTAGGCGTCCCAGCTCACTTATTCATGCTTCTGcttcattcattctgctcttgTTCCCTCCTAGggcattttcatttcagttattgtattattCAACTCTACTTGTTTGTCCCTTATATCTTCTAGCTCCTTGctaaacatttcttgtatcttctgTTTCTGTGCCTCCGTTCTTTTCCTCAGATCTTAGATCATTTGTACTATCATTACGATGAATCATTTTTCAGGTAGGTTGCCTACCCctacttagttgtttttctgagGTTTGATCTTGTTCTTTTGTCTGGACCATACTGCTCTGCAGACTCATTGTGTCTCATTGTCTGTGTTTGTGGTCCATGTTCTGCAAGCTGCATGATTATAGTTATGcttccttctggtgtcttccccctaGCAGGTGAGGTTGGCCCAGTGGCTTTGTGTTGGCTTCCTGGTGGTAGgagctggtgcctgcccactggtgggtggaactAGGTCTTGTCCCTCtgatgggcagggccaggccaAGGGTTATGTTTAAAGTCAGCTGTGGGTTCAGGAGGACTTTAAGCAGCCTACCTGATGATGGATGGGACTGTGTTCCTACCCTCCTGGCTGTTTGGCCTGAAgtgtcccagcactggagcctacGGGCTGCTGGGTGTGGCCAGGTTTTTGTATCAAAATAGCAGCCTCCAGGAGACCTCACACTGATGAGCCCTCCCGTCTACCACCATCACCAGTGTCCTTGTCCCCACAGTGAGCCTCAGCTGCCCCCCCTCCCGCCTCCTCAAGAGACCCAGCAAGACCAGAAGGTAGGTCTGGACCTAGTTCCTATGAagtccctctctttctctgggtCCTGGTGTGCACAGGACCTTGTGGGCACCCTCCAAGAGTATAGTTTCTATTTCTCCCTGTCCTGTGGACCTTCTGCAATCAAGTCCTACAGGCCCTCAAGGCCAAATGCTCTGGAGTCCCCTCTTCCTgctgccagacccccaggctagggagccTTGTGTGGcgtcagaactctccctcctgtgggagaacctctgcggtataactattttttagtttgtgggttgcccacctggcAGTATGAGTTTTGATGGTATTGTGTATGAGCCCCTCCTACTGTcactgtggcttcttctttgtctttggatgtagaaggtcttttttggtaggttctaGTCTTTTTGTCTATGGTTCTTCAGCACGTAATTGTGATTTTGGTGATTTCATGACAAGAAGTTAGTCAACCATCTTCTCTCCAATGCCcactgctttctttttaattatgtgAAAGTTTTTGCATTTTGTGTAGTTACTGTAAGAGGATTAACTCGAAAAAACTAAGCCCTTGCCCACTACttaaggaaagaaattttaatttagtaaaatttccaaagtattataaacacaaaaatagtcAGTCATGGAACAGTAATGCAGTCCAAAGATTACTAAGGGTAGGAAGCTCCTAAAGGGAGCTGAGTGGTGTTGACAGAACCCATGATTTCAGCCACATGAACAGTTTTCCTGTAGGAGGCAGACGCAGTGAGAAGATGCAGCTTGTGTAGGATATATTTTCTACCGcagaagaaagggggagaaatAGTGTTGTCCCCCACATGGACACATTCTTTAGTTTCTTATCGGTGCTTCCCACTGTCCAAATCTAGGGAGAAGCCATTTGAAAAGAGAGTGAATGTGGGAAATAGCATTTACTTTGGTCATTGAttataaaataagacacagaggAGCTAAATGGAATATAGTTTGAGAGACAAAATTCAAATGATCAGGAGAATCCcataatccagtcatctgtttaTGCCTTCTAGATTTGATCTTTTGGTATAAACTCTTTCCTTTCTCAAGAATATTTTTTGTACTCTTCATATTCATTATTGATTCTTACATTTTTTGTTAATCTGAAATATAATTTGGTATAAAATAATAGAGATCCAATCTTATTTTTCAGTGACAGGATTATTTTCCAAACACCATCATTTCTCTATTGATTTGAAACTACCCTTTTGTCATATTCTCACTTTTAAGtagttttggtttatttcttcatctatatttagtttactaTATCTCTGTATACATTTTGCATTTTGCcatattgctttattttcaatcactgcagtatatttaaaattcataaagcAGTTTTCTTCcatataattttagaatattttggtATAGTAAGGAGAAGTTATGAtcattgaaaaactaaaaattctaGAGGTCccaaattaattttgtatccagctGAAACTCTACTTCTTCCTTGTACTATATGAATTAAccacagaaaaccaaatgtaaTCCTTCACATCATCAGGGTAAAAAAAAACATGATCTTACCTTATGAACATagaaaattatatcattttaaaaattccaatatcTGTTTATAATCAAAACTACTCAAAAATTTGAGAAGCTCACAAGTATGTGAAACTTACATAAATACTTCTAAATAATCAGTGATTCCAAGGAAAAATCATGGGGAAcgtagaaaatactttgagataaatggaaataaagacaaaacataCATGAATTTATGGGATGGAGCTAAAGCAGTGCTGagagagaaatttctatttatacACATCTATGTTATGAAGGGCTAAGAAGATCTGAAATAAAGAGACTAATGTTTCCTCATAAAGGAgtatttcatggattttttttttaggtaaactACACATACACCTTAGAAACTTCCAGAAAATCACCTCTTTTTTGAATTGTCCCCAAATAAGCCACATAATGTTCCATTAACAGACATCTGGGATTCAGTGTTGCAAAGGGTTATGGGTGGTGGTGCAGAAATACAGAACAGAAATTGTGGAAAACGTTTCCCTTAGAATAGTACATGCACATCAGATAACTAAAAAATATCCATTAACAGGAAATGGGTACATGATATACATCCATTTCACTCAGAGCTTCTCAAAATTTTGTATCTACATGCCTTCCTGATGTAAAATGTGGTAGGACCCTAAAGTGCCCTGTTTATATGGGTTATACCTTTCAGCATTTgtaatattagaaattaaaaatcacgAAATTAAGATTTGTTCAATTCTAATTCATTCACAGTAAAAAATAGTACAACTGTTATATATGTACTTACATAACTATATTGAAAACTACCGAAGGAAATGTGTATTGAATGACCAGATGTATTAGGCACCTTTTAAGTATTGATTACATGAAATCAGTTATGACATGTTTGAAATTTACTAGAAGAAGATAGGCCTTCATTTTATTATCCAACAGCTACAACTTATCTTTTTTCCCTAAAGTTTTGCTCATATCTGTAGCGTCCTTTCCTTTTAGAGTGTTCTGTATTTTCACTTCTCCTCATCTGATATATGAATTTTCGAAGTTAGTCTCCTTTCTTTGGCTCTCTTTCCAATCATTTGCAAGGACAGGTTTTTGAAAGATAAGATCATATTACTGTGCTCCAGCAAGATGTCAGTGCTTGATGGCTCTAAGATCAATTCAGATTCCTTAGGGTGGTATTTAAAGTCTCAGTACATaccttggggttcccattgttgcacagcagaaacaagtctagctagtatacatgagaatgtggctttgatccctgaccttgctaagtgggttggggatatggagttgtcttgagctgtggtgtaggttgcagacatggctcggatcctgcattgctgtggctgtggcataggctggcagctgtagctctgattagacccctctagccttggaacttctatatgcagttgttgtggccctaaacagcaaaacagTAATACtgctaataataaaaattctcagtaacTGGATCCACTTTTACCTTTTTCTGTATACAGCACCAACTCTCACCAGTAGTTCTGTCAGCTTTCTGGTTCTAGCCCATGGTTCTCCTTCCTCATCCTGATTCCCAGTACCATACTCATTTCCATAAATATGGACTCTGTTCACACCCATTCCTGTTTTCcttcaagaataaaaatatgtccCCATTTTAAAGGCACAGTTTGCTTCTGATGCTACTTAAGACTAAATTTCCAAATTTACAAGGATCTCCATTTTTAAACTGCCAAGCATGTGCCAGAAAAGACAGTATTAATTTGAATTCTAGCTCAGTGTGGCAACAAGGATGAACTTGGGCAAGATCCTTAATATTTTGTAGTATGAGATTTTTACTGAGGTAAAACATGATAAATCATGTCTAGTTATTTTGTGTAggtaatatacataaaatgtatagTGCGttgcacatagtaggttctcagtaaattacttttctttcattttttacacATGTaatgatgaataaatatttttccttatatgtttaaattttttaatagttttgccTCATTTACACTTGAACAGCCCTTCCACCTTCATTCTATGCATATTTCCATAAGTTATTTGGATCAGTCCAGGTTAGTGGTATTCCTAATAACAAACAGGTCAATTAATAGTATCAGAGAGGGGTAAAagctttatttaattaatatattcagGAATTACACTGTCATATATGGTAGACTACCAATCAAAAGCAAAGTACATGAAAGTACCAAATACATAGTGATGGCAATATAAGTAGCACCATGTTCACTATAGACTGCTAAATTATGAATGTATTCAGACACGCTATTTTAGTGAACTTAATCAACAATTGACTAACAAAGAAGAAATTGTTTATTGATTAGAGAATACGTATCATGCATGAATCCATATTCAAACACAGTCTCTTGTACAAATTCAGAACTGAGATTCAGATGGAAATATATCGTTTACTCCTGTCACACAGTGTGGCTTAAGGAGAAATTAATTTCTGAGAACTTAAGATGTGGGGGCCATTTTTAGATTATGATTTAGGATCCAGAAATTTTGTAACAATATTCAATGAGGTGACTTTGTACACAATGAATTGTATTCCTACAGTTTGTTGGATTTGCTGAAAATTGTAACTAATTATACTCTAAAAGAAACAGTTTGTGGTGGAACTAATTATAGCCTGAAACATTCTGTGACCTCAAGACTAACCATCTAGTTAATTCCTGGTAAAATCTGGTGGGTTGGATTtgggaatatattttaatagaatatcTCCCTTCTTAACATATTTATTGGACTCATACACTAAGCATGACTCAAACACtagtaatttcatattttatatacaaagtgGCCATTTCCCACTTCTCGTTGTTCcgttattttggaaaaatgttttatcaGATTAAAGTCAGTTATCCACAGGTCTTGATAATTGTTTCAGAACATTATGacatcttcataatttttttcatgacatTTATTACTTCCTTATTTCTTAAACTATAGATAAAAGGGTTTAATAAAGGAACCACTAAAGTATAGAAAATAGCAATGGGTAtatctttgtcttcttctttaaCTGGATTTGGTCGAATGTACATGAAGAGAAGAGAACCATAGAATATcgagacagagagaaagtgggatgcaCAAGTAGATAAGGCTTTCCCTCTGCCCTTGttggatttcattttgaaaattgtcAAAAGGATGAAAAGGTAAGAAATTATTACAATGAGGACAGTGAAAATTTGAACTAACCctccaaagataaatatcatcaGTTCATTGATATAAGGGTCAACACAGGAGAGCCGGTATAATGGAAGCACATCACAAAAGAAGTGATTGATTTGATGAGACCCACGGAATGTTAACCTAAACAGCAGCCCAACATGAATCATAGGATGCAGGTATCCAGCTACATAGACCCCTGTGATTATCTGAATGCAGTGTTTCTTTGACATCATGGTGTGGTactgcagtgggttgcagatggctaCATAGCGATCATAGGCCATTCCTGCAAGGAGAAAGGAATCTGCACTTTCAGctaggcagagaaaataaaattgtgccatGCATTCATACAGGGAAATCATTCTGTCCTTAGAGAAGAAGTTCTGTAGCATCTTAGGGGTGATGGCACTGGAACAACAGGAATCCATCAGAGCGAGGTTACCCAGAAAGATGTACATTGGTTTGTGAAGACGATGCTCTGTAAAGATCAGTGCCACCAGACCAAGGTTTCCCACCATGGTGATCAGATAGATAGTAAGGAACACCAGAAACAGAAGGGTCTTCAGCTCTGGGTGATCGGTAAATCCTGTGAGGATAAACTCGGTTGTCAAGGAGCAGTTGTCCTCAGTCATCTCTGTGTTACCTGCTGAGACAGGAATTATGGGGATAGAAAACTCTAATTTAGAATGTGCataattttctcttcaaatttttcattttacatcaCAAGGAGGAGCTTCTCCAGCTTCTCCGTCTCTGTGATACAGGTGCACAGCCTTCTTAGGGGATAGACATTCTTCTAAGATGTCAGCCTCTGTGACCTCAAATCTGAAACTTAGGATTCAGGAGACTATTTTTCTAATTACGTGGAGAAGGTCTACAGAGGAAAAGGtttgtctttatgaatttatACGAGTATAGTGAACAAATCTAGGGTACCTATATTCTCTTCAGTACTCTCAAAGAAGCTTATTGTCAAGATGtatattaaagatttaaaaaataaatttaagtatatCTATCCAATGTTTAAAAGTGTCGTATATGCTTCCACTTAAGGGcttgttttaaaaaagcatataataGGTATGTTAATATTATACTTTAGAATTGTATAAAGAACACTAAGATTAAagagatgtctattcagtttTAAGGACAGAAATCTTGGAtagctaaggaaaaaaatatccatttattattacctcttttattcttttttccagtGTCATACCCATTTTCATAAACAATGACTCTCtatgattgtttatttttgtccatatATCTAAATCATTTCCTCCTTTATGTAAAGcacaatttttatataattctccTTAATAACATTTCAACTAAATGCCCCAAACCTCACTGATCTCAAATTTCTCTACACTCAAGCATGTCTTATGTACTCAACAAATTTTAGGATGCCTTATGCATAAcctacattgcttttttttaatctgtgaatgCAAAATGTCCTTATTATATTATAGGCATTTTGAGTTTAACTCGGACCTAAACTTCTTATAATGACAATAAAATGCTATGGGTATTGATTCCAGTCTTACCTCCAGGCCGATGACCTGTGAGGAGtgaacttgtttttgttttcctaccaATGTTCATTAGTGACCTCTTCTGCAAATCTTGCAAAAGAATctacaaagaaaattattcaaaatttatcattaaaaattaagttagtATTCAAAATATGTCAGAACTCATATAAATCAGCAGTAAAAGTATAAACAATCTGATTTTATAACGGACAGAAcaactaaaatgaaatttttccagaAGACATTCAAATGGTCAATAGGCAAGTGAAAAGATATTGAACttcactaatcattaggaaaatgcaaacccaaaaccacaatgagatttcacctcacacctatcagaatatGTATCCTCAAGAAGGAAAGGAATAACAATCATTGGCAAAAGAttcccactgttggtgggaatggaagttgATTCAAGCACTATGGGTAATATGGAGATCCCTCCAAAAGTTAAGaacagaactaccatgagatcccTCAGATCCAGTTCTGGGTATATAATACTCCAAGGAATTACAAACAAGTTCTCAAAGGTATGtctgtactccaatgtttattgcagcattgtcCACAATAGCCATGATACAGAAACATCTATATGCCCATCATAGGATTGATGGACCAAGAAggtatagtgtgtgtatatgtgtatatatacacacacaaatgagtgttcctcagccatgagaaagaatgatAGCTCAGCATTTGTGACAATATAGATGGAACTTGGGCACATTATGTTAATTGTGATAAGTCAGATTGaggaagataaatactgtataatatggTTTGGTAATGAAAAATCCAAACATATAAACGAAGATTAAAATGGTAGTTTCCAGGGAATAGGGAGTGGGAGAATAGAGGAGATGTTGCTTAAGGGTACAAACCTGTAACTAATAGACAAATAATTCTGGGAATAGAAAACACAGTATAATGaatgtaaatatacattttattataatcatCTTAATTGTTCcaactatgaaaaaaaatgacaattatgtgacatgatagaATTCTTTCAAATGACAATTTTAATGACAATCATGTCATATATAAattatcaaatcaacatgttagCATATGTTAAACTTTTAGTGTTTTATGATAAATAatactacatatatgtatatatatgtatacaatacatttgatttattttattggagtgtattcgtcttaaaatactgtatttgtttcaggtgtacagcaaggcaaatcatttgtaaatatagatacatccattcttttttctcatataggttaccGAAAACTGTTgactagatttccctgtgctgtatagtaggttcttattaatttcaaaaattaggTATCCTTCTTTCATCTGAACTGactcatctaattttttttaagaaaattaagtaatattttaGAAGTATATCACAGTAGattaaaggcaaataaataaaagtaagctTGCCTTCATGCTTTGCTTTTTCTAATacttaagaaagagaaaactttttaaatcttaatacaatttttgacaaaaattttgctttgctttcaaaGGCCATCTTCTTGGATTATTTTCTGATCCAGTAGGACTGGTTACTGATATGTCTAATCATATAAATTCTATAgtcaaaatagttttatttttccagaatcaAAATGTTCAAAATACAGGCCTTGAcaaatttttcatttacttatttgaaaatattaagtagAACCAACTGAATTATTCAGCTAAGTTAGAAAAACATTCAATGTAAGTGCCTGAATTAGTTAACAATTCACTTTGTATCCTAACTCATGTATGTTGAAGTTCTTCCTGTATCAGAAAAGGTTACCATGAATTGCAGTTTGAATCTCATCCTAGTTTCACATGGCCTTCAGTTTTGAGAAGAACTAGAAATATAACTAAGTCTCTGAAGTTGAGTGACAACAAAAAGATGCCTGAGGAATcagataaatttatattaatgGATGCTAATAGTTAAGGTAAAAATTGATTATAATATTTCCCTTACCTAGTTTTCACTGAGAAATGTTTTGTAGCACCTCCTGTTTGCTTCTTGGCCTTAGGTCTTAGAATTTCAGAGTATGAACCTTGGTCTCTAAAACACTTagtattaaaagaatgaaaacctgGGAGACTACAAATAGGGTCAATAATTACATCCCTTACAAGACAAAGCAAAAAGTTTCCATCACATCCTGAGGGATTGCCCTGCACTGGCATCAGTATATTTCTGTGGGGAGATTCAAGGCTCAACACGTTTAAAGATGCCCTGTGAGACAAGGAGGTTATAGCAAATTGCCTCCACTAAGGTTGCTAAGGTCATTGGGATGATCACCTTGCTGCTTAGAATGTACCTGACtgcattttaaagttcttttttattgtctGCACAACTTTAAATTGAGCTGAAAATAGTTTGATGTTAACTTGATGTTTTACTGGAGGGACTAATGTGGTTTATGAAAGATGATTAGTATTTGAGAGGCAACAAAAAGGTATAGTGTGTTCAGTCTGGGTCATCAACTTTACCCTGAGTTGAATTCATCCCAATAGCTTTCAGAAACTTCATTGAAAACACTGATATTATAATGTAGTCCTACGTATGACTTACTGTGATAgttctcctttctcttcagtttacCCCagcttcctttatcttttttaacctattttattttaccccattttatttccttcattccgCTAATCAAACTtaagtgtaatatatatatgtattacacatacatataaagaGAAAGAGTTAGGGACATTTATAATCAGTCACTTGTGGCTCCAACCACTATTAGCATATAGTCTTAAGAGGGAAGGGATTACTCTGTTATGATCATATTTCTGACACCTTGAACAATATGTGGCACTTAGTAGTGCTCAACAAGTATTAGTCCAATAAGTGGAAAAATATACTCCCCTgatcaaaaatatgaaatggtCTTTCATTACTTTCAAAGAAAATCCATTTTCTCAATTTTGGTATTCCAGGTGGTCCACAGTCTGTATCTTTTCTCTCAGCTTGCTTGCTTCCTCTCATCTCAGAGCACTAGGCCATGTTCACCACTCCACTGTTCCTTTGTACTCCTGCTTAATTAATTTACTCGTAACATTTCTCTCACCTAAAAcactttattctcctttttttccaccCAGTCCTACTTATTCTTAATCTCCAATCAGATCTCCTCCATGAGGACTtcgctggatcctttaaattAAATTGATTGTTCCCTTTCCTGATCTACATGATATGTAGCTGTCTTATAATGCATTTGCTACCTTATCAAGCATGAATACTATGTGTCTTGATAGAAAAATCTTAGTGAAATATCCTTAAGTCACCAAGTCACGGATTATGTCATATGTATTGGGGACCTTGCCAACAAACTTAGCTAGATCCTCAATATGGGCACTGTGGTCTTTAAAACTTCAGTTCTATTTACCCTTAATCCAATGCTTGCAAAAGATGAGATATTAGAAAAGACAGTGGGTAGAGTGAGCGCAGGATGT is a genomic window of Sus scrofa isolate TJ Tabasco breed Duroc chromosome 13, Sscrofa11.1, whole genome shotgun sequence containing:
- the LOC110256289 gene encoding olfactory receptor 5K3-like, with the translated sequence MTEDNCSLTTEFILTGFTDHPELKTLLFLVFLTIYLITMVGNLGLVALIFTEHRLHKPMYIFLGNLALMDSCCSSAITPKMLQNFFSKDRMISLYECMAQFYFLCLAESADSFLLAGMAYDRYVAICNPLQYHTMMSKKHCIQIITGVYVAGYLHPMIHVGLLFRLTFRGSHQINHFFCDVLPLYRLSCVDPYINELMIFIFGGLVQIFTVLIVIISYLFILLTIFKMKSNKGRGKALSTCASHFLSVSIFYGSLLFMYIRPNPVKEEDKDIPIAIFYTLVVPLLNPFIYSLRNKEVINVMKKIMKMS